A portion of the Pedobacter cryoconitis genome contains these proteins:
- a CDS encoding glucosaminidase domain-containing protein: MKQTFLLFAVAIVFLSSCKSRKYHRNNTQIEKAANKANPNFTDYNTLSYIEAFKGVAIQEMNTYGIPASITLAQGIIESGSGNSSLAKYANNHFGIKCTAEWKGKAYYKDDDQRNDCFRVYKDARESYKDHSEFLKRKRYAPLFELDKNDYKNWAKGLKQAGYATNPKYPDMLINTIEKYNLHQYDQSESEPDKIKREDRVFTEINANIPKETKKFAPVEITAPKQIINTTDPNYTVQKGDTLYNISKRFNMTVDELKSLNGLSDEGVKIGQKLVVVK, translated from the coding sequence ATGAAACAAACATTCTTACTCTTCGCTGTAGCGATCGTTTTCTTATCCTCGTGTAAATCGAGAAAGTATCACCGGAACAATACGCAGATTGAAAAAGCTGCCAATAAAGCGAATCCGAATTTTACTGATTACAATACGCTGAGCTATATCGAAGCTTTTAAGGGTGTGGCCATTCAGGAAATGAATACCTATGGAATTCCTGCAAGTATTACATTGGCCCAAGGTATAATTGAGTCTGGCAGTGGAAATAGCAGCCTGGCAAAATATGCAAACAACCACTTTGGGATTAAATGTACTGCAGAGTGGAAGGGAAAGGCATATTATAAAGATGATGACCAGCGTAATGATTGTTTCCGGGTTTATAAAGATGCCAGGGAGTCTTATAAAGACCATTCTGAGTTTTTAAAGCGGAAGCGTTATGCTCCGTTGTTTGAGCTGGATAAAAATGATTATAAAAACTGGGCTAAGGGTTTGAAACAGGCTGGTTATGCAACCAATCCAAAATATCCTGACATGCTGATCAATACAATTGAGAAATACAATTTGCATCAATATGACCAGTCTGAATCTGAACCGGATAAAATTAAACGTGAAGACCGGGTGTTTACGGAAATCAATGCCAATATCCCTAAGGAAACGAAGAAATTTGCACCGGTAGAAATAACTGCCCCTAAACAGATTATCAACACGACAGATCCTAATTATACCGTTCAGAAAGGTGATACACTTTATAACATTTCAAAAAGATTTAACATGACTGTCGACGAATTAAAGTCGCTGAATGGTCTTTCGGACGAAGGTGTAAAAATAGGACAGAAGCTGGTAGTAGTTAAATAA
- a CDS encoding DUF3078 domain-containing protein — protein MRGIYACLLFVFAVSAQVSAQEIDTVPITVKDFDLKLRKSPLPSLKGIIVFKPVEINPLIVSSKVNYWKTKTAIGINVNQSSFSNNWSGGGVNSLAVEGLVNYKAEYKKENYSYLTEVDLRYGKIRNKGQIQKKTNDRIFWNNTGAFKISKNWNLFTQVTFESQFDNGYSYSSLNGVETPLLISKFMSPGYLTESFGFEYKPNKYFSTQFGTGAAKQTFVLDNRALAEADRNANPDPANQKTDFYGVPVGDTFKNDLAFQITVNFEKDIFHNVNLKSRYYVFVPYDHFENMKHRLDVTLTTKVNRFMNVTLNGVGIYDKTISDRIQGSQSLAMGVMFIFPR, from the coding sequence ATGAGAGGTATATACGCATGTTTACTATTTGTATTTGCAGTTTCAGCACAAGTAAGTGCACAAGAGATAGATACAGTTCCTATTACAGTTAAAGATTTTGATCTTAAACTAAGGAAAAGTCCATTGCCTTCGCTAAAAGGTATTATCGTCTTTAAACCTGTGGAGATTAATCCGCTGATTGTGAGTTCCAAGGTAAATTACTGGAAAACTAAAACTGCAATCGGGATTAATGTGAATCAATCTTCTTTCAGTAATAACTGGAGTGGTGGTGGTGTAAATTCACTGGCCGTAGAGGGATTAGTCAATTACAAAGCTGAATACAAAAAAGAAAATTATAGTTATTTAACTGAGGTTGATCTGCGTTACGGAAAGATAAGAAACAAGGGTCAGATACAGAAGAAAACGAATGACCGGATATTCTGGAATAATACCGGAGCATTCAAAATCTCCAAAAACTGGAATTTGTTTACGCAGGTAACTTTTGAATCGCAGTTCGATAACGGATATTCTTATTCATCGCTTAACGGAGTGGAGACTCCCCTGCTTATTTCTAAATTTATGTCTCCGGGTTACCTGACAGAATCTTTCGGTTTTGAATACAAGCCCAATAAATATTTCTCTACACAATTTGGTACCGGTGCTGCAAAACAAACGTTTGTATTGGATAACAGGGCACTCGCTGAGGCTGACCGAAATGCAAATCCGGACCCAGCTAATCAAAAAACAGACTTCTATGGGGTTCCGGTAGGTGATACATTCAAAAATGACCTGGCTTTTCAGATCACTGTTAACTTTGAAAAAGATATTTTTCATAATGTCAACTTAAAAAGCAGGTACTATGTCTTTGTTCCTTATGATCATTTTGAAAACATGAAACACAGGCTGGATGTGACTTTAACAACTAAAGTAAACAGATTTATGAATGTGACGCTGAATGGGGTCGGGATATATGACAAGACTATCAGTGACAGGATTCAGGGCAGCCAGTCTTTAGCAATGGGCGTGATGTTTATATTCCCGCGCTAA
- the ffh gene encoding signal recognition particle protein: MFENLQDKLDRAFKVLKGQGSISEINVAETMKEIRKALLDADVNFKTAKSFTDEVKEKALGLNVLTAVSPGQLLTKVMNDELTALMGGEVKELDLKANPTIILIAGLNGAGKTTFSGKLANYLKSKGKKPLLVAGDVYRPAAIDQLQILGEQIGVPVYANKDSKDPVAIALEGIELGKKEHHNVIIIDTAGRLAIDEQMMNEISDVKLHTKPHEILFVVDAMTGQDAVNTAKAFNERLDFTGVVLTKLDGDTRGGAALSIKSVVNKPIKFVGTGEKMEALDVFYPDRMASRILGMGDVVSLVERAQEQFDEKEAAELQKKIRKNKFDFNDFYNQIQQIKKMGNMKDLMGMIPGVSKMMKNVEIEDDAFKNVEAIIQSMTKYERENPDSIQQSRRLRIAKGSGNKIEEVTKLIKQFEDMRKVMKQFSNPAAAAKMMRGMPKMPQGRM; encoded by the coding sequence ATGTTTGAAAATTTACAGGATAAACTAGACCGGGCATTTAAAGTTCTAAAGGGTCAGGGAAGCATTTCAGAGATCAACGTGGCTGAAACCATGAAAGAAATTCGTAAGGCTTTACTGGATGCCGATGTAAATTTTAAAACGGCCAAAAGCTTTACTGACGAGGTTAAGGAAAAGGCACTTGGCCTGAATGTACTTACTGCGGTTTCTCCGGGACAATTACTGACTAAGGTAATGAACGACGAGCTGACTGCATTGATGGGCGGTGAGGTCAAAGAATTAGATTTAAAAGCGAATCCTACAATCATATTGATTGCTGGTTTGAACGGTGCGGGTAAAACAACCTTCTCTGGAAAACTGGCAAATTACCTGAAAAGTAAAGGTAAAAAGCCTTTATTGGTAGCTGGTGACGTTTACCGTCCTGCAGCGATTGATCAGTTACAGATTCTGGGTGAGCAGATCGGCGTTCCTGTTTATGCGAACAAAGATTCTAAAGACCCTGTTGCAATTGCACTGGAAGGTATTGAACTTGGAAAGAAAGAACATCACAACGTAATTATCATTGATACTGCAGGTCGTTTAGCAATAGACGAGCAGATGATGAATGAAATTTCGGATGTGAAATTGCATACCAAACCGCATGAAATCCTGTTCGTAGTTGATGCCATGACCGGACAGGATGCGGTTAATACAGCTAAAGCATTCAATGAAAGATTAGATTTTACCGGTGTTGTACTGACAAAACTTGATGGTGATACGCGCGGTGGTGCGGCTTTATCTATTAAGTCTGTGGTTAACAAGCCGATTAAATTTGTCGGTACTGGTGAAAAAATGGAAGCACTTGATGTTTTCTATCCAGACAGAATGGCTTCCCGTATTTTGGGAATGGGCGATGTTGTTTCCCTTGTTGAACGTGCTCAGGAGCAGTTTGATGAAAAAGAAGCAGCAGAACTTCAAAAGAAAATCCGTAAGAATAAGTTTGACTTCAACGATTTCTACAACCAGATTCAGCAGATCAAGAAAATGGGTAATATGAAAGACTTGATGGGCATGATTCCAGGGGTGAGTAAAATGATGAAAAATGTAGAGATTGAAGACGATGCTTTCAAAAATGTGGAAGCAATTATTCAGTCGATGACAAAATATGAGCGCGAAAATCCAGACAGCATTCAGCAAAGCAGACGTTTACGTATTGCTAAAGGTTCTGGAAATAAAATAGAAGAAGTTACTAAACTGATCAAACAGTTTGAGGATATGCGTAAGGTGATGAAACAGTTTTCTAATCCTGCAGCCGCTGCTAAAATGATGCGCGGTATGCCTAAAATGCCACAGGGAAGAATGTAA
- a CDS encoding YifB family Mg chelatase-like AAA ATPase has protein sequence MLIKTYGSAVFGVNALTITIEVSISSGNKYHIVGLPDGAVKESLKRVESAIQSSGFKMPRQKIVVNLSPADIRKEGTSYDLPIAIGILAASGQLISESVAEVLIAGELSLDGGIQPVKGALPIAIQAAEAGFKGFILPADNAREAAVVDNLPVYGMHHLKDLVAFFNGTTVFNPILVDTKSEFSKDTGLYDHDFSDVKGQESIKRALEIAAAGGHNVILIGPPGAGKTMLAKRLPTILPPLSMQEALETTKVYSVSGKLNVATSLMTERPFRNPHHSISDVALVGGGTNPQPGEISMAHNGVLFLDELPEFKRSVLEVMRQPLEDRKVIISRARLSVEYPASFMLVAAMNPCPCGFYNHPDKECGCSPWIIQKYLSKISGPLMDRIDLHVEVTPVHFDELASLRPSEKSAVIRERVISARLKQEIRFAEHTGLYYNAQMSPSQVRKLCKINAEGLELVKRAMVKLGLSARAYDRILKVSRTIADLAGTKNIELEHLAEAIHFRSLDRDNWAG, from the coding sequence ATGCTCATTAAAACTTATGGCAGCGCAGTCTTTGGCGTTAATGCTTTAACCATCACTATTGAAGTTAGTATTAGCAGCGGAAATAAATATCATATTGTCGGATTGCCGGATGGTGCAGTCAAAGAAAGTCTTAAAAGAGTGGAAAGTGCAATTCAGTCATCCGGCTTTAAGATGCCCAGGCAAAAGATCGTTGTGAATTTATCACCAGCAGATATCAGGAAAGAAGGTACCTCTTACGATCTGCCCATTGCTATCGGCATTTTAGCGGCTTCAGGACAATTAATCAGCGAAAGTGTAGCTGAGGTGCTGATTGCAGGAGAACTCTCCCTGGATGGCGGTATACAACCTGTAAAAGGAGCGCTCCCAATTGCTATTCAGGCAGCAGAAGCAGGTTTCAAAGGATTTATTTTACCTGCAGACAACGCAAGGGAAGCAGCTGTAGTCGATAATTTGCCGGTTTATGGTATGCACCATTTAAAAGATCTGGTTGCTTTTTTCAATGGAACTACTGTTTTTAATCCTATTCTGGTGGATACGAAAAGCGAGTTTTCAAAAGATACTGGTCTGTATGACCATGATTTTTCTGATGTCAAAGGGCAGGAAAGTATTAAAAGGGCTTTAGAGATTGCTGCTGCAGGCGGACATAATGTAATTCTGATCGGGCCGCCGGGGGCCGGAAAAACTATGTTGGCTAAACGTTTACCTACCATTTTACCTCCTTTAAGCATGCAGGAAGCACTGGAAACAACCAAGGTCTATTCTGTGAGCGGAAAATTAAATGTAGCGACTTCATTGATGACAGAAAGGCCATTCCGCAATCCGCATCACAGTATTTCTGATGTTGCTTTAGTAGGTGGAGGAACGAATCCGCAGCCGGGCGAAATCTCTATGGCGCATAATGGCGTCTTATTTCTGGATGAGTTGCCTGAATTTAAGCGGTCGGTACTGGAGGTGATGCGCCAGCCCCTTGAAGACCGGAAAGTGATCATATCGAGAGCGCGTTTAAGTGTAGAATATCCTGCGAGTTTTATGCTGGTCGCGGCCATGAACCCCTGTCCTTGTGGATTTTATAACCATCCGGATAAGGAGTGCGGCTGTTCTCCGTGGATTATCCAGAAGTATTTAAGTAAAATTTCGGGGCCGCTGATGGACAGGATTGACCTGCATGTGGAAGTCACTCCTGTTCATTTCGATGAATTGGCTTCTTTACGTCCTTCGGAAAAAAGTGCAGTGATCAGGGAAAGAGTAATTAGCGCAAGGTTAAAACAGGAAATCCGTTTTGCTGAACATACAGGTTTGTATTATAATGCGCAAATGAGCCCCTCCCAGGTCAGGAAACTTTGCAAAATCAATGCGGAAGGACTGGAGCTGGTTAAAAGAGCAATGGTAAAACTCGGTTTATCAGCGCGTGCCTATGACAGGATCTTAAAGGTTTCAAGAACAATTGCAGATCTGGCTGGTACTAAAAATATTGAGCTGGAGCATTTGGCTGAAGCTATTCATTTCCGCAGTCTGGACCGGGACAATTGGGCTGGGTAA
- a CDS encoding NAD(P)H-dependent oxidoreductase — MNTTKKVLLINAHLTYPNRSEGLLNQAFHQKAKDFFLSKGFEVLETKVEDGYHVDIEVEKHLAADIIVLQTPINWFSTPWIYKKYVDEVFDGGFIKSTFFENDGRTRQDPTRQYGTGGKMMGKKFMVSSTWNAPKESFDNSDQLLYEGRSTTDALINITTTYRFCGVEIVPDYNCFDIYKDGDISGTLERYPEHLEKVFNLS, encoded by the coding sequence ATGAATACAACAAAAAAAGTGCTCTTGATCAATGCACATTTAACCTACCCTAATCGGTCGGAGGGATTATTAAATCAGGCATTTCATCAAAAAGCAAAAGACTTTTTCCTGTCGAAGGGTTTTGAAGTTTTAGAAACTAAAGTTGAGGATGGATATCATGTGGATATAGAGGTAGAAAAACATCTGGCAGCAGATATCATCGTTTTACAGACCCCAATTAATTGGTTTAGTACGCCTTGGATATATAAAAAATACGTGGACGAAGTTTTTGACGGCGGATTCATTAAATCGACATTCTTTGAAAACGATGGCAGAACACGTCAGGATCCGACCAGACAATATGGAACAGGTGGAAAAATGATGGGAAAGAAATTTATGGTTAGTAGTACTTGGAATGCGCCAAAGGAAAGTTTTGACAATAGCGATCAGCTTTTGTATGAAGGTAGAAGTACAACTGACGCCTTAATAAATATTACAACGACTTATCGTTTTTGTGGGGTGGAAATTGTGCCGGATTACAATTGTTTTGATATTTACAAAGATGGCGACATCTCAGGCACCTTAGAAAGGTATCCCGAACATCTAGAAAAAGTTTTTAATTTGTCTTAG
- a CDS encoding winged helix-turn-helix transcriptional regulator, with amino-acid sequence MESENDKNEFKSLACTQSLKAIEDALHVLGGKWKLRIVVGIASGYNRFNELQRAVEGISARVLSNELKDLETNGVIVRKVEAGATPVIVTYEPTEYAKTVIPIVNTLADWGKNHRNKLQNECHL; translated from the coding sequence ATGGAAAGTGAAAATGATAAAAACGAATTCAAAAGTTTAGCTTGTACTCAAAGTTTAAAGGCTATTGAGGATGCTCTGCATGTTCTGGGAGGTAAGTGGAAATTACGTATTGTAGTAGGAATCGCTAGTGGATATAATCGCTTTAATGAATTACAGCGGGCCGTGGAAGGTATTTCTGCCAGGGTGTTGTCAAATGAGTTGAAGGATTTGGAAACAAATGGGGTTATAGTTCGTAAAGTTGAAGCGGGAGCCACACCTGTAATTGTTACTTATGAGCCAACTGAATATGCTAAGACAGTTATTCCCATTGTAAATACATTAGCTGATTGGGGGAAAAATCACAGAAATAAACTACAGAATGAATGTCATTTGTAA
- a CDS encoding IS66 family transposase: MSRGNRHTNNISSRHGGAEKYCDHLPVYRQMIRFDRAGIKLAHSTLLDWIARTCTLLQPLYESLKAGSDEQQLPDDG; this comes from the coding sequence ATCTCACGCGGCAATAGGCACACAAATAATATATCGTCGCGGCATGGTGGTGCTGAAAAATATTGTGATCACTTGCCGGTTTACCGGCAAATGATCCGCTTCGATCGGGCAGGAATCAAACTGGCACATTCCACATTGCTGGATTGGATAGCCAGAACTTGCACACTGCTGCAACCGCTTTATGAGTCCCTTAAAGCAGGAAGTGATGAACAGCAACTACCTGATGATGGATGA
- a CDS encoding SDR family oxidoreductase codes for MSKILVTGATGQLGSTLIHKLLEKVSPDEITALVRDENKAEALKNKGVQIIVGNYDDRASLVKAFKGIDKLYFISSSEMMNRVEQHENVVKSAVEAKVGHIFYTSVQRKSEDGSSPSAIITNDHVKTDEIIKQSELTYTILKHGLYSDILPLFMGDKVIETGTVFLPAANGKAAFASRKDMAEAGAILLTTNGHENKTYEISGVDSLSFQDIAGILSELSGKSIQYVSPSPEQYADQLRSYGVPDQMIQGASNLCVGIAQAEFDFPSNELQNILGRKTETVREFLKIAYGL; via the coding sequence ATGAGCAAAATATTAGTGACAGGTGCAACAGGACAATTAGGGTCGACGCTAATTCATAAACTTCTTGAGAAAGTTTCTCCTGATGAAATTACGGCATTGGTAAGAGATGAAAATAAAGCGGAGGCTCTGAAAAATAAGGGCGTGCAGATCATCGTTGGCAACTATGATGATCGTGCATCACTCGTAAAAGCATTTAAAGGAATTGACAAACTGTATTTCATATCCAGCAGCGAAATGATGAACCGCGTTGAGCAGCATGAAAATGTTGTGAAATCAGCAGTTGAAGCCAAAGTTGGGCACATCTTCTACACAAGCGTACAGCGTAAGTCTGAAGATGGCAGCTCACCAAGCGCCATTATCACAAACGATCATGTGAAAACAGATGAAATTATTAAGCAATCTGAACTGACCTACACTATCCTAAAACACGGGTTGTATTCAGACATCCTTCCACTGTTCATGGGGGATAAGGTCATCGAAACTGGAACGGTCTTTTTACCAGCGGCTAATGGAAAAGCTGCATTTGCCAGCCGTAAGGACATGGCCGAGGCGGGAGCGATATTACTCACCACAAACGGACATGAAAACAAAACTTATGAAATCAGTGGCGTTGATTCTCTGTCCTTCCAGGATATTGCTGGTATATTAAGCGAACTTTCTGGGAAGTCAATCCAATACGTTTCTCCATCTCCTGAGCAATACGCTGATCAGCTTAGAAGCTATGGCGTTCCAGACCAGATGATACAGGGCGCTTCTAACCTTTGCGTAGGTATTGCACAGGCAGAATTCGATTTTCCATCTAATGAACTTCAAAATATCCTTGGCAGAAAAACTGAGACAGTGAGAGAGTTTTTGAAGATTGCATACGGACTTTAA
- a CDS encoding winged helix-turn-helix transcriptional regulator, translating into MATEKELEKFDASITERCTASLAPVGDALYAIGGKWKLRIIIALSGRSKRFNELLKLVDGISGRVLSAELKELEMNGFVHRNVLATYPVSIEYELAPYSHSLRDVITALSEWGIQHKAKIRAERSTEGS; encoded by the coding sequence ATGGCCACAGAAAAAGAACTTGAGAAATTTGATGCATCAATTACAGAACGTTGTACTGCAAGCCTCGCTCCCGTTGGCGATGCGCTTTATGCAATTGGCGGAAAATGGAAGCTCCGAATTATTATAGCACTTTCTGGCAGGAGCAAGCGATTTAATGAATTACTAAAACTAGTCGACGGAATATCTGGCAGGGTTCTTTCAGCAGAGCTAAAGGAGCTTGAGATGAATGGCTTTGTCCATAGGAATGTTTTGGCAACTTACCCTGTAAGTATTGAATACGAACTTGCACCTTATAGTCATTCACTGCGTGATGTAATCACTGCCCTAAGTGAATGGGGTATACAACATAAAGCAAAAATCAGAGCGGAACGTTCCACTGAAGGGTCTTAG
- a CDS encoding cytochrome b — protein MSRKKNTPSAPPMHFNITARILHWLMAAMILAMIFIGLGMMTSLTWRPWLLNLHVPLGIAILLLVIIRFINRLSFSVPKMPASISKFQSKAAGTLHWLLYGMMLALPLTGWAQLSAGGFPVKLFPGVNLPPILPQSPFLFALLHDAHRVMAWLLFFMVVGHLSAALLHAWVYRDGLFSSITWGRKMINKSEEPSARAAE, from the coding sequence ATGTCCAGAAAGAAAAATACACCTTCAGCTCCGCCAATGCACTTCAATATTACCGCCCGAATATTGCACTGGCTGATGGCAGCAATGATACTGGCCATGATATTCATCGGGTTAGGTATGATGACATCCCTAACCTGGAGGCCGTGGTTGCTAAACCTCCATGTGCCTTTAGGTATAGCTATACTGCTATTGGTAATTATCCGTTTTATAAACAGGTTAAGTTTTTCCGTACCAAAAATGCCTGCCAGCATATCCAAATTTCAATCAAAAGCAGCAGGAACCTTACATTGGCTACTGTACGGTATGATGCTGGCATTGCCACTGACAGGATGGGCACAATTGTCCGCCGGAGGTTTTCCGGTCAAGCTATTTCCGGGTGTAAATCTTCCACCAATCCTCCCGCAGAGCCCATTTTTATTTGCATTGTTGCATGACGCTCACCGTGTGATGGCCTGGCTACTTTTTTTTATGGTAGTGGGACACCTTTCGGCAGCATTGTTACATGCCTGGGTATATCGTGATGGGTTGTTTTCGAGTATCACATGGGGAAGAAAAATGATTAATAAATCTGAAGAACCTTCTGCCAGAGCGGCAGAATAA
- a CDS encoding catalase family peroxidase, translating to MRKNSLIAYLRTKRVLFILCGILLIAGTLVLAFAWSAGLIGGRITTQTFLKDTPKTYPAGYRRAHGKGICFEGTFRASGKGVPFSIARVFAQQKVPVAGRFSLGSPDPYAPDNSTRTVSMALLLTADDGEQWRMKLNNEPFFATRDAEGFLKQMEAYKPTPATGTPDPARVAAFLKEYPEAQKYVKWDATAPWTRSFAGAQYNVINSFILIDKNGKKQAIRWSMRPHAPFTSWSVNQRKQASHDFLFEDLKKRLKKGPLYWDLVLTLAEPSDPVNDPSQVWPENRRQIVAGTLEVSHVFDQTNGGCRDVNFDPTRVPKGITLSDDPVLAARAGIYSHSHSDRVREIGYGKATDAVGKPKNDNPKNK from the coding sequence ATGAGAAAAAATTCTTTAATTGCCTATCTCAGAACAAAGCGTGTTCTGTTTATATTGTGTGGTATTCTGCTGATTGCAGGCACCTTAGTTTTGGCGTTTGCCTGGTCAGCAGGCCTGATTGGCGGACGTATTACTACCCAAACATTTTTAAAGGATACACCCAAAACATATCCGGCGGGTTACCGTCGGGCCCACGGAAAGGGAATCTGCTTTGAAGGAACTTTCCGTGCCTCCGGTAAAGGCGTACCATTTTCTATTGCGAGAGTATTTGCCCAGCAGAAAGTTCCGGTTGCAGGCCGTTTCTCACTGGGCAGTCCCGATCCATATGCCCCTGATAATTCCACCCGAACGGTCAGTATGGCCTTGCTGCTTACTGCTGATGACGGAGAACAATGGCGGATGAAACTGAACAATGAACCTTTTTTTGCTACCCGTGATGCAGAAGGTTTTCTGAAGCAAATGGAGGCATATAAGCCCACTCCGGCTACGGGCACTCCAGATCCAGCAAGAGTGGCAGCTTTTTTGAAAGAATATCCAGAAGCACAGAAATATGTGAAGTGGGATGCTACTGCACCTTGGACCCGCAGTTTTGCCGGAGCACAATACAACGTTATTAATTCGTTCATTTTAATTGATAAAAATGGCAAAAAGCAGGCAATACGCTGGTCTATGCGACCACACGCGCCATTCACTTCCTGGAGTGTCAATCAGCGTAAACAAGCCAGCCATGACTTCCTGTTTGAAGATTTGAAAAAGCGTCTTAAAAAGGGGCCGCTGTACTGGGATCTTGTGCTGACTTTGGCCGAACCAAGTGATCCGGTAAATGACCCTTCACAGGTTTGGCCGGAAAACCGCAGACAGATAGTGGCAGGCACATTGGAAGTATCCCATGTTTTTGACCAGACGAATGGCGGTTGCAGAGATGTTAACTTCGACCCCACCCGTGTCCCAAAGGGAATTACCCTTTCGGATGATCCAGTTCTGGCAGCCCGGGCCGGCATTTATTCTCATTCGCACAGCGATCGTGTACGCGAGATCGGGTATGGTAAGGCTACGGATGCAGTAGGCAAACCTAAAAACGATAATCCTAAAAATAAGTAA
- a CDS encoding helix-turn-helix domain-containing protein: protein MRNYILNKPITQLPFVEVFMLEELCAGTFDHYQRFNFHQLLWSTEIDGKITFSIDYTDFEMICHQAVVIYPYQNIKIDLTDKKGYLFLIHNDVFFWINQKIGSDYLNGYFINQLVSFDSKSASTMRKIVDLLLGEYGTDNRALMMESYVFSLLSHVSSIFEGSPGPRDYVDYPVFGKLMSLIETHFIKEKGAAFYIKQLNISAKKLNQICDSITNKNIKYLIQDRIVMEIRKELHLGKKTVKEIAYDLGFTEPAYLTRFTKKHTGLTPKEFLKQ, encoded by the coding sequence TTGAGAAATTACATTTTAAATAAGCCTATTACACAATTACCATTTGTAGAGGTGTTTATGTTGGAAGAATTATGTGCTGGTACTTTCGATCATTATCAGCGGTTTAATTTCCATCAACTGTTATGGAGTACGGAGATCGACGGAAAAATCACTTTTAGTATTGACTATACTGATTTTGAAATGATTTGCCATCAGGCCGTCGTCATTTACCCATACCAGAATATTAAAATTGACCTAACTGATAAAAAGGGATATTTATTTTTAATTCATAATGATGTATTCTTTTGGATCAATCAGAAAATCGGTTCCGATTATCTGAATGGATATTTTATAAACCAGCTAGTATCCTTTGACAGTAAAAGTGCCAGTACAATGAGAAAAATCGTTGATTTACTTTTGGGGGAGTACGGTACCGATAATAGAGCTTTAATGATGGAAAGCTATGTATTTTCGCTTTTATCTCACGTGTCATCTATTTTTGAAGGAAGCCCAGGGCCCAGAGATTATGTGGACTATCCTGTTTTTGGGAAATTGATGAGTTTGATAGAAACGCATTTTATTAAAGAAAAAGGAGCGGCCTTTTATATCAAACAGTTAAATATTTCAGCAAAAAAGCTCAATCAGATCTGCGATAGTATCACCAATAAAAATATTAAGTATCTAATTCAGGATCGTATTGTTATGGAAATCCGAAAGGAATTGCATCTCGGTAAAAAGACCGTGAAGGAAATAGCATATGATCTGGGGTTTACGGAACCCGCTTACCTTACACGTTTTACAAAAAAACATACAGGCCTGACCCCCAAAGAATTCTTAAAGCAGTGA